CCATATAGTACAAGGTAACACCAAGAGCCCAAGTGTCTGCTGCTCTACCATGGTAGGTTATACCTGTTCACGCAGGTAAAATTTTCAGTATTAGAAATAGTCACCCCTCCTTCAATCCAACCTATCTTGGGAATTACTATAGCCTATAGGTTGTAGCAGTTGGGCCACCCACCTGAACAACATTCCGGTGCTGTAAAAACAGGAGTCCCAGGAGATCGCCGAAGTTCATCATTTTCATCCTGTAAATAAAATCAGGATAAAGGGAGGTCAGCGATACAAAGTATTTCTAGGTCAACATGCCAATATGAGTGGTCAGGTTAGTTAGGCAAAATTGTCCTGTCGATTAGTCTAGCAAATTAGCATGTTTTCGATCATAGAAAAAGATTCACTGTCGTGAGATACTAATATTAGTCCATGCTCAATACTGATGCAATCAATTAATGAAACTTAAGCTCTCCAGCTGGAATATAACAAACTACGTTTTCGAGGCTCGATCAGAGGGCTAGTCTCCAGGAAGGATATCTTTGGGGAAACACTTTAACCAGAAGACAACACTAGCAACCACTACAAAGTAGAAATCTAGAAAAGCAAAAGCAAATTTTAGTGCCTCAACTACGCATCGTTTGTTCAACTTTATTTATTTTGGCCAATGATCTATAGCATGTTAACTTCCAAGCCTAACCGATACCCATCGCAATTCATTAGCAGAAGAAAAGATCATAATGTCACGAGAGATGTGTTGTCAAAATGTCAAACAACTAGCTCAAACAGCTGAACGTCAAACACCCAGAGTCGATGAAGTTCTCTTTTGATCTTAATAACAACACCAAAATTCTCCATATGTTACTATCGTCTGTACATTACAAAGTTTAGAGCAGAAACAGGCCTTACCTCAAAGACCTGGCTGACACTGAAGTCTGCTATCTTAACAACGCCGCTTCctgtaaccaaaaggttatcagGTTTAATGTCACCATGCACAACGTTCTGTCAAATCAAAAAATAGAAAGCGTTAGACCAGTCATAAAAAGTAGCTAAGTTATACTGGTCATACAAATTTTCGAGACAAAATAGGGTCTTGCATAGCTCATGTAAGTCCTTAATTTGCATCCCTGACATGACTTCATGACAGAAATATGCTGCAAGTGACAAACCACAGGGTCACTCATGGCTTGTCGAGAAAATTTGTACGAACTGCAGCTGCGGCACTTTTCATACAATTTTATACATAGAGTGAAACTAACggaaaataaaataatctttGAATCACAGGAATCTTTTCAACAAATAAAGAACTATTGAGATCAATATCGTACATGAGTATGGAGATACATCAGCCCAGCAACAATGTCTCTAAGATATTTTCTAATAGTTGTGTCCTCCAAGCCACCAGATGCACCGGAACCTTCGGGAGCCCACTTGCCTTCCACATATTCAAGAACTAtgaaaaaaatggaaaagatgttaCAAGTTAGTCCAAAGTTCAAACAGTTATTATTACTGTTTACCAACCACAGAATCTTAACTTGGAAATCCAATTAAAGCAACAATAAAGCCAAGAAAAAGGAAGTGTCAATGAATACCCATGTAGAACTGATCAGTGTTAGGGTCATCCATCACCTCAATGAGATTGACTATATTGGGATGATCcaacattttcatgattaaaaccTGCAGGAAAGACCACACCACTCGTAATTGGTAATTGACACTCACACGGCAAAGCTAGATGCATAAAATACATTCAAAAAGATTCACAAAGTTGTTCACTCATAAAATCTCAAGAAGTTAATGAAACAGATCCAAAGGGAACTAACACATCATTGAGCGGGGGAACTAAATGAACTTATCAACCAACTCACACACCTATCTGACTTCTTAAATTAATTCCATAACCAACCAGTAAATAAAACTTGAGACGAAGATACCGGACAAAAGGTGATACAGAAGATGGACCATGCCAAATCGAATCTTCAGAACAGGTCACACATTAGGCCCAAAATGTTCAATGTCCTGCTCTCCCAATACATGGAGGGAAGGAGATGGCTTACAGAACCAGATAGGGCTAACCTTAAAGGCGTAACTAAAACGCATCCTAACAGAAAACATcaagcaaaagaaaaagaaaagcacataCCTCCCGAAGAACGTCACTCATGGCGGTTTCTGAAGGCGCAACTCGTTGTTTTAAAAGATGAGACTTGTGAAAAGCCTGTGACGAAATATAGCACAAGTCAAAAGTTAGTGAAAATTTGATGGAAGTTAATTACTTCGTGTCTTCGTCTATTCACTTAGTAAGGCAGCCCAAACAAAAGTGAACTGTCATTAAATATAACAGGCACAATAATGGCAATACATGCTTGATGCTTCTATGTGGAAAAAGAACACTACCTTGATGGCGTAACGTTTTCCATCTATAGTACTTCGGTACAAAACCTGTAGAATAGCAAAGgcaaaatggtatgtggagagAAAAAAAACAGTGAGATGAAGTTATGTTAAACTCGTCTGACTGATGAATATGAAAACATTAGTCAACATATCAATTCTTACCACTTTGGCGTAGCTACCAGATCCGATCTTAAACTCCCGAACATACTCGTTAACCATTTTATTTCCACTATCATCCTGGACAATACAGATGGAAATTAGTCTTATATCCCAAATTTCGCACACACAAGAgtaccaattagtattttaacATATTTGCTAAAGTACCATATGGAAACTTAATTTGATCCTCAAGGTCCATAATTTAGGAAATCAGTCTATTCATGTGCTCATATTATTAAATTCTTGTTTATAATAGAAAAATTGCAGCAACATAATCAACAATCAGCAGGGTTACATGAGAGACTGCGTTGAGCCACAATGGATCAATAATTGTACAAAAGACCTCCTTCGAtacacaaaccaaaataaaccatATACGGGGGGACACAGTGTGAATAAAGAGTACATTCTGGAATCTGGAATAGCCTGCGAGAAACTTACTAAGCCTAAGATTAAGAAACTTGTAAATTTACTTATTTGGCATAGGTTTAAGAAAGTAACTAACTTTAAGCTTAATCTTATCATCTGAAAGAATCCTTCTTGAACAATCTTCTATACATATCTAGGCTCTATTACCTCCATCTTCACATCAAAATAAACTTTTTTGTATGTCATGAAGTTTTGCAAATCATGAATCACAAAGTAAAGTTCCCTTGCTTACACGACACTATCTAAGCCCTTTGGCAAAGGGCGGAGAAAACATGCGACTTTTTATACTAAGGTAGTGCGTTCATTGTTTACCTCTGAGCGAACAACCAGATGTGTTTCCTTCACGGGAATTTCCCTGCATATCTTTCCAGTTTGAATTCTAAATAATATAATTTGTTCAGATCGTTTAGAGGGGCTTTGCAACTCAGCATAACTTCCGTTAGTCATATCAGTACGTTCACAGTCATAATCACCTCCATCATCTGACTCATAATCGCTCAACAAATGCTCTTGTGACTGCACATTGAATCCAAAACAACTACAGCAGCCGATTCCCATGAATCTTGAAAAGGAATCACTCTTTGAAAACATGTTGAAATCTTAACACTCCCAATATAAACTACAACCTTAAGTAGCACACTACACAAATGAACCCCTGTACCTGTAAAATGCAATTTCTCAATTTCCTAAATTAGAAAGCACAACTTGacaatcatttttcttttttcaaataaACTAATCATAAGATAAATTCATGTTTCTGCTCTACAGACCAAATAATTGAAGTAGGTCACATTTGAATTCGCCTGCTAGGTATATTTTACCATTCCAAAGCGTAATTTTACGGAGATAATATAAAAAACAATGCAATTTCTTTATCAAGTAAAACAGCAACAATCAACATACCATGATAGGAGGGGTTGTAAAGGGCCGGCGTTAAGCCCTAAACAGGAATTGTTATTCTATGGGATGCCATTCACACAATGAATTGAAACAAGCGACAAAATCTATTCCCTTCCGATTCAACACTAACATTTCGCGAACTCCGTcttatattatcttggttgaagcCTTATTAAatctaaacaaaacaaaaatcacagttcagaaagaaaaaaatctctaAATTTATTAACAATAAAAAACTGCACAGAATTAACGCAAAGAAACTATTAGTATTTACCTAGAGATGAAGAATTGTAAAACCCCAGCTCCGAATTTAAGAGGAAAATCCAAAATTCGGAGATCGGGAATGATTAAGAAGAAACCCTGAAACGAATAAGGAATTGAATTTTACTATTTTTAGGTTAATACAAATTTCTTTTTCCTGCGTACGTTTACGTTAAGATACTAAAATGCACTTAAAATGCGCATATTAAGGAACAGAGAAAGAGTTTTACTTCTGTACTTCACTACTTTTTGGAGTCGTAATCTTTGACAGAACCGTTTTTGGTGTGGGCAGTTTTTGGGTGATATGTGGGCCTATTGAGGAAGTTGTGGGCCCAAGTGGACCGTTGTTCTTGTAATTTTGTGTTGCCGGCAGGTAGCGACGCGTCTTGTTGACAAATGGTTTGCGCTACAGAATTTCATGTAGAGCAAAGCACCAGGCGACAGAATAGAAAACTTATCTGGTATTAGAAACCGTTGAGGAGGAAGAAGGAGATCGAGAGGAAGAAAGGACAATGATAATTTTCAACATGAGAAAAATGATGATTTTAAGTGAAACGAAGAATTAAATCTTTTGGAAGATTTTAATTGCTACGAAGATTTAGAGTTTGATTGGTTTTAAgaattttttgggatttttatgaAACTCTTTTTTCTAGAATTTTTCAGGATATAATTCCTCTGTTATTGAAAGATTTAAACTTTTATAAAGACTGATTCTTTCATATTATATTAAAGTAAAGGCCACGTTCTTGTTATTTTCTCTAATGCATTCATATTTTTGAGAAATTTTAGATTTATGAAAAACCAACGACTGAGAGAGAGGGGAGAGAGACAGGGAGTAAAAACAAGCTCATGTGTTGTGATTACGGGAGAAATCAAGTGGAAAGTtgtgagagaagaagaagaaaagaagaaaaaaaagtaactCTCAACTTAAATCGAGATAGCCTAGAGTTTTGATGTTTATCCGTGGAGAGTGAAAGAAGAAGGAGAGAATTATAGAGAATTCAAAATGAGAAAACGAGAAAGGCAGAATGGTAGTTTGGATTGTCACTAAAACATTCCTGTAACCAAGATAAGCTCTGTTTAGTTTGATTTAAGTGCAAACCACTTTTTCAAGCAGCGCAAACCATTTGTCTTCTAATTCCCTCCATTTaggatgtggtcgggccacatatacATTAATATGTGgcacatcttttttttttataagtattTAATTTAAAAACCTGTCCCCTGCAAATCCCATAAAATGctttattttttttgagaaaaagtatGAAGTTGACAAAAAATAAAGACAAACAGTTACTTAATAAAATTGTTTTGGAAAACAAATGTCTACTTTATTAAACGTGTTAGCATATAAAGATGAGAAATATGTGTCCTGACCACATCGTAGTTTTTATTATTGGGTGAGCAATGGATTGAATCCATTGGATTCGGTTCAATCCACACCCAATCCAATATATAGTGGATTTCAAGTTTGGCATTCATGTCAAATCCAGCATCCAATGGATGGCAGATAGGTGGATTGGATGTTGGTAAATCCAATGGATATATCTTCATTATTATTTAAAATAGATAAGGGTGTAATTAAGAGACATCCTCTAAATAATCCCATTTATCATTAGTAATTAGTCGGCACATGTTAGACTGAACAAAATATCCTGATTAACTAAATGTATACCTAAGTATACCCTGTATTTAGCATTCTATACTGAAGTTAATTGACTTGAATCCCCTTACCTAATGGGTGTGGGTATCTGTTGGATTTTTAAGGTGCACCGGCATCCAATCCAATTATGCATAGGTCGAGGTTCATGTAATCAATCTCATTTTAGATGACCCAGATGAGTCTTTTAATCTCGGCGAGACGAGATTTGACCGAGAAACTCGCTGAGACAGTCGAGATCTCGGCGAGACAAGTTTTACATATGAAATTTAGTAATAAAAATCAAATCTCATCCTAAAAAAacgttttttctttttacttttcatAAAAGTTGGTATTGATTCTTTATGTCATCATAAGTTTAACATGTGTAAGGTGTGCAAAATGCTTGGCATACATGTTGCGGGTATAAAATTTGAAAATAAAGACTCCGAGAATCTCCCTGAAATAAAGTTGTCTCAGTGTCTCGGTCCCAAGAGGGAAGGGCCGAGATCCGAGATTGACTATATTGGTCGGGTGACAAATCTAATACAATATGACTGGGTCAGATTGGATCGGCATATTTGGTGAGTTTTTCTCATCTCTAATTTTCGTTGTTGCAACACCGAGTAATCCAGAGTAGGTTTATTCGTTAGTAAAGCCTGAATTAtgttatatttatatatatttttctctaacTTCAACTCAATTTGATGATGATCGGTCTTGAACTGATATGATGAGTATTTGTcatcctaaaccaagataatctcCTAAAACCTTATGTATATGAAGTTAATACTAAATTTGTCTATTCTGCCCTAAATGTTAATGACGACAACTCTAACTCTGAATTATGGATGGTTGTGTGGAAGTGTAAACTACTCGCAAGAATTCATCTTCTTATTTGGAACGTTCTGGAAAGAGCTCTTCCAGTCAACGAAATTCTTCACAAACGCATCCACATATCTGATTTTAGTTTCCTAAGATGCAAATTTAAATCTGAAACAATTATGCATACCCTAGTATCCTGCAACTGTCTTACTAGAGTTTGGAGACTTAGGAACATACAAACTACCCAGTTTCAAAACTTTACTTTTCACCAATGGGTTAGATTTTTGGCTTCAGCTTCATCCTTATGAAGATGCGTCCTATAGAGCTGATAACTTCTCATTGATTGCATGCTTGATGTGGTCCATCTGGACAAAACGAAATGGCTTAGTCCATAATGTGAAATCAGAAGAACCAGCTATTATTCTCCACCACGTATAGCCAACTTCACCTAGTATGGTACCCCATAAGGATTGGACCAAGATAAATACCAATAGTGCTTGGAATCCAAATTCTTTGAACGGAGGAATTGGTTTCATTCTTAGATATTTAAATTACCATATATTTGTTTATGCTCGGCTAACTTACCTGGTATGTCTttatgtagaagaagaagaaactcaagtaatcaGAGATGCTTTGATGGTAGCTATGGAGAAGAGACTTGATGGAACCATTTTTGAGAGTGATGCACTAGCTATTTTGGAGAAAATTAACAAGAAGACTTTCATGGGAGATCATAGAACCCATTGTCTGCCACAGGATATTAAAACCTTTTTTCGCAAAGTTTAAATTTATATCCTTTGTATTTGTTAACCGTTTTGCAAGTGGATTTGCTCATATATAGACCAACAAGATAAAACTAATGCCAACCATATGGCTTGGTCTTTAACCCCTATCTGGATCTCGCCTTCTCTATGTACGTACCATCGGGATGGTCATATCCAATTCTCAGTTTAttgcttgtaaaaaaaaaatgaagccaATTCCAATTAAAATGAAGTCTTTTGAGGCGAAAAGTCTATCCTAATTTGCAgaaccaaagaaaaaaaatagtctAGGAGTTAATAGGTTTTGGATGTCATAACCAACacataaaattatcaaaaaataacagGTTTGGATTGTCGTTGATGGTCCAAACCAACTACTAAAATCACTTGAAAAATAAATTCAAACAATCCTTAATGATttgaattgttagagcacttctcggtcgaactcgcaagcgtttttatctcaagattgtttttcaagtttatttgtcaaaactataagtcttgattactagtctacttatagctattctcggactagaatagaatatgtagttgagatttatacttcacgacgttcatcgattaaagacgaagaaatactaaggggagcttgtggaacttcatcaacaaaaggtatgtggagacttgagctcatctatcactcagaagtctattctattttatcttctattaagacaaaagtcgtatagctatatagactttacattatacacgtttgatatttcgagatgagtttaactcgcttatatctttctcgaaatatgtgttggtaagatttttgctttaaccacgttcatcattattcttgacgaaattcaaaagatgatcatgtgaaaatcacctggtaacatcttacatgatttgtgtgagacggtcatttgatgtaggataAGAATGtttagtattgatcattcgatcacttgaaaattgcttataagctaatagtttgtgtgagacaactattgtcgttttctaagaatgtttcaatgattgaaatgggagttaagagctaaaacccatgtatggatacattacggtttgtgtacttagtgtacaaactgttttgacggaattcgggaccagaagtttgcatacccgtttgcaaacttattcgactgtttaagtcagggtacttaagtttgcatacccattcgtaaactgatttaactgttgaagtccgggaaccaagtttgtttacccgtttgcaaacggtttcaactgaattaGGTCCGATGGTAAagtttgcgtactcgtttgcaaactgtcggcttgtgaccaatgtccggaacttaagtttgcgtacctgtttgcaaacttaagtggttcaagttcttaaatcggttatgtatgatttcatactcataaacaaatacatttataaattaaggaatgcaatctttgcaaactgtggctaaaattttcatgaaatgattcttttgaatcaatccgattttgcttaaattgtatcttgtatacttttatgacaatataaacaattgacaactctatgagtaacacaattagattcatttgattatcaattgatctagaagtgttaacaTGAAAAAgcttaagagaaaagtgttcatatggctaacttcggttaactgttattgagctaaCTCAATatgcatgtttaggtacggttacccatatctaaatgaaggtatatttcatttgtgagtaacaagctaaagaccatctaacggtggaaagatattagcttgaatcttaaatcaggtttcttttaacggtgaatattgaataatttattaccaaggtaacattgattgcaaaccctgatttgaatactatataagggagaactctagaaactgggaaacctaatccccacacctcctatgtgatactagttgcgactagagtcgattcccctttaacctaggtttttcctaaaaccattataagttaacgacttaaagacttcattgggattctgaagccaggcccaactattttctctatagttgtatgttctgatcttactttgttctatcgtattgagtactatcttctctaagatttttttcaagatttatctctgataagtaagatataaaaagtaatcacaaagctcttcgtctcattctttgtgattccagaatAACTTGTTTTattaccatataattaagttattgtgaggcgattgatatctcaaggttgttcttcgggaatataagactggattatcaattggttcatgttcaccttgatttatcataagacggaacaaaaaattcataggtatttttgtgggagacagatttatctattctaatagactttttgtgtgagacaaatttgtttatcaagtcttcgactttgggtcgtagcaactcttagttgtgggtgagatcagctaagggaatcaagtgcatagagtcctgctgggatacataggcgtaaggaacgcgactgtaccttaatcagtgtgagattggttaggtctcaattacattccactccgaagttaacttgtagtgggctagaatgtgtagcggattaatacacaGTGTGGtgtcaaatatggactaggtaccgggttttttctgcatttgcggtttcttcgttaacaaaacttttggtgtttgtgttatttctttttcgcattatatttccTATCTAATTGGAATATCAGGGGTTGTGCGTAgtccaatcaattggtaaatacaaccttaggttgttgattgaaactgattgacgcttggatattggtctttgataccatccatgttatttctcatattgatccgtctcacagattcctatctgttcgattgcagattgatttgagaaattgagatataactattggatatattttccttgattgagtttgactgtctagttgattctcttgaaattatattggagttgccCATACAGAttacctaaacgaaatattgggtgtggttgttagaccccatctttttcaattggtatcagagcaggcaaacacgtttaagacctcatgagtctgtgtttttagcaatTTGAATTATGTGGATAGACTTTCTCATTTTTACGCACATACAAAAATGTCTTTCAAAGCTTTTGATTATGCCAAATTTCTTGGGactacctcaaaggataactccttagatgattcttccgaatcccgaggtagaaatttTTTGCTATCAAATTCTGATAACATTCGCCCTGATGAAGCATTTTACACTATGTCagaagctgaaatggaactcaccagaacattaaaaaaatctgctgagattattgattttcaataATCAATAAAGTCTCTTGAATAAAAacatgctcagctcattgataactcgagaagtctcttggtcgagaacgggaactctatagtattgttgagtctttctctaacaatatcgaaaaccttGTTCAAGAAGCTACCCTATAgagtgaaaagattagtgtttttgaagatattgttaaataaaattcaattagagaaaaatatttgaccgagactcattcatcagatctgaacagtattcgtgttgaaaaagagaaattggTCGCATCTCTTTTCCTAGACCAGGAACAGTGCgattccttgaaaaaggaaaactctgtcttaatgaGCAAATATTATTCTGTGTCTTCCTCTAATTCTCATGAGGGATTATTGTAAATGAAGAAAATTACTCCAAAGGAAGCATCTGCTAAGAAATGTTTACATAACTTGTAGTCTTCCAATAGGGCTATGAGTTTATAACATGTTCCTTTCGATGTAtctcttccacgaacctgttctttctgcgagaaaataaataattatgattcacattgttttgctagaaagaaatatATTTCCGATCTTCAAAGTTTAATTCTCTTTTGAGGTTGACAGAGTGAAatgtctgacgacatctacaatggatttcattcctgcagaaaaccagaattctcgtGCACAAGGTTTCCAAAGTCACTCTTCTAGAAATCTCTACAGGAATTGTGTCCCTCTTAATGGTGCTAATCATTGCGCTAAAAATGTACATATTCCCAATGCTAATAAGAATAAGTCTTGTAGACCTAAGTCTAGGAAATGGAACTCTCTAAATTCTTACCCTCTGgaaccgatctctagaggtcctagatttagtcctcagaaaaatccttctgatggatacTCAAAAAGGTTTATATCTTATTCCTCTGGGATAAGAAACAAAcgaaggaaggtaaggaatacgAGGCTCAAACATTCAGATGGTATTTACACCTCATCTCTCAATATTCATGGTGGGACTACATCTCACTTAGCTACCTAGGTCTAGGTAATTTCATCCCTGTATCTAACTTCAAGGATGACAtttgcgagatgctcaagtctactgTAGGTTACCATCTGTC
This portion of the Papaver somniferum cultivar HN1 chromosome 11, ASM357369v1, whole genome shotgun sequence genome encodes:
- the LOC113323194 gene encoding serine/threonine-protein kinase GRIK2-like, whose amino-acid sequence is MFSKSDSFSRFMGIGCCSCFGFNVQSQEHLLSDYESDDGGDYDCERTDMTNGSYAELQSPSKRSEQIILFRIQTGKICREIPVKETHLVVRSEDDSGNKMVNEYVREFKIGSGSYAKVVLYRSTIDGKRYAIKAFHKSHLLKQRVAPSETAMSDVLREVLIMKMLDHPNIVNLIEVMDDPNTDQFYMVLEYVEGKWAPEGSGASGGLEDTTIRKYLRDIVAGLMYLHTHNVVHGDIKPDNLLVTGSGVVKIADFSVSQVFEDENDELRRSPGTPVFTAPECCSGITYHGRAADTWALGVTLYYMVFGKYPFIGDTLQETYDKIVNNPITIPDEIDSQLKNLLEGILCKDPQYRFTLNAIAEHPWVLGEEGPIPQHVCRCKRNIF